In Centropristis striata isolate RG_2023a ecotype Rhode Island chromosome 5, C.striata_1.0, whole genome shotgun sequence, a single genomic region encodes these proteins:
- the rnf41 gene encoding E3 ubiquitin-protein ligase NRDP1: MGYDVTRFQGEVDEDLLCPICSGVLEEPVQAPHCEHAFCNACITQWFAQQQICPVDRTVVTLAHLRPVPRIMRNMLSKLQISCDNAGFGCIATLRLDQLQSHLKDCEHNPKRPVNCEEGCGLEMPKDEVPNHNCIKHLRSVVQQQQTKISDLEKTVAEHKHQLGEQKRDIQLLKAYMRAIRSANPNLQNLEESIEYNEILEWVNSMQPARVTRWGGMISTPDAVLQAVIKRSLIDSGCPLSIVNDLIENAHERNWPQGLATLETRQMNRRYYENYVAKRIPGKQAVVVMACENQHMGEDMILEPGLVMIFAHGVEEIL; this comes from the exons ATGGGGTACGACGTTACGAGGTTCCAAGGGGAGGTAGATGAAGACCTGCTTTGCcctatatgtagtggagtactcGAAGAACCAGTGCAG GCTCCACACTGTGAGCATGCCTTCTGCAATGCCTGTATAACACAGTGGTTTGCCCAGCAGCAGATATGTCCTGTTGACCGCACAGTAGTGACGCTAGCTCACCTTCGACCTGTGCCCCGCATCATGCGTAACATGCTGTCCAAACTTCAGATCAGCTGTGACAATGCTGGTTTTGGCTGTATAGCCACTCTGAGGCTGGACCAGCTGCAGTCTCACCTCAAGGACTGTGAGCACAACCCCAAAAGGCCTGTAAACTGTGAGGAGGGATGTGG CCTTGAGATGCCCAAAGATGAGGTGCCCAACCATAACTGCATCAAACATTTGCGGAGCGTCGTCCAGCAGCAACAGACAAAGATTTCAGATCTGGAGAAAACTGTGGCAGAGCATAAACACCAGTTGGGAGAACAA AAACGGGACATTCAGCTGCTAAAAGCCTACATGAGGGCAATCCGCAGTGCTAACCCCAACCTTCAAAACCTCGAAGAGAGTATCGAGTACAACGAGATCTTGGA GTGGGTGAACTCCATGCAACCTGCCAGAGTGACTCGCTGGGGTGGCATGATCTCCACTCCTGATGCCGTGCTCCAAGCAGTCATCAAACGTTCCCTCATCGACAGCGGCTGTCCTCTCTCAATTGTGAACGACCTGATCGAGAACGCCCACGAGCGTAACTGGCCGCAGGGACTGGCCACGCTCGAGACACGGCAGATGAACAGGCGCTACTATGAGAACTACGTTGCCAAACGTATTCCTGGCAAGCAGGCGGTGGTGGTGATGGCTTGTGAGAATCAACACATGGGGGAGGATATGATCCTGGAGCCCGGCCTGGTCATGATCTTTGCGCACGGAGTGGAGGAGATCTTATAA
- the dgkaa gene encoding diacylglycerol kinase, alpha a isoform X1, whose protein sequence is MSTPTNPEVKELNPVDFIQLQQYIEYCSLKVKDVLREFDADGSLARHRHGECIDEEGFRLFLKTYLEVEDFPVDLCQRLFRSFQNSEPTQEDSAKEVFLKDVSCYFSLLEDGQPRDKLEFAFKLYDRDGNGVLDSSEVDRIIAQMMHAAEYLGWDVSELRPVLKDMMTAIDADSSGTVSLEEWVEGGMNNVPLLVLLGLKMTQTDGQHLWRMKHFNKPVYCNVCQSMLLGLRKQGLCCTCCKYTVHGRCANRNPAPCTRTYVKSKKETGVPAHDWVSGNCDSKKCEKCQKKIKSYQGLTGKHCVWCHTMRHDECADQEPTECTCGPLRDHILPPWAIYPVIKERPNNVKNGCSSSTDDSELNTTPDGQVLQICPVPNTHPLLVFVNPKSGGKQGERVLHKFQYLLNPRQVNNLSNGGPGPGLSFFRNLQDYRILVCGGDGTVGWILDAIDKANLLVRPPVAVLPLGTGNDLARCLRWGGGYDGEDLSRILKDIEGSSQVLMDRWSVQVITDENQEKGDPVPYEIINNYFSIGVDASIAHRFHTMREKHPQKFNSRMKNKLWYFEFATSETISASCKKLNESLTIECSGTPLDLSGLSLEGVAVLNIPSMHGGSNLWGETKKGDAKGLTSQEEPEVIVDPEILKVTSQDLSDRRLEVVGLEGAMEMGQIYTGLKSAVRLAKTSQITIRTKKALPMQIDGEPWMQPPCTIHITHKNQACMLMSPQAKSSGFFTYK, encoded by the exons ATGTCCACCCCCACAAACCCAGAGGTGAAGGAACTGAACCCTGTCGACTTTATCCAGCTACAGCAGTACATTGAAT ACTGCAGCTTGAAGGTGAAAGACGTGCTGCGGGAATTTGATGCAGATGGCAGTCTGGCCCGGCACAGACATGGAGAG TGCATTGATGAAGAAGGCTTTCGTCTGTTCCTGAAGACTTACTTAGAAGTGGAGGACTTCCCTGTGGATCTCTGCCAGCGACTCTTCCGTTCGTTCCAAAACTCTGAACCCACCCAGGAAGACAGTGCCA AGGAGGTCTTTCTGAAGGATGTTTCGTGTTACTTCTCTCTGCTGGAGGATGGCCAGCCCAGGGACAAGCTGGAGT TTGCTTTTAAGCTGTATGACAGAGACGGCAACGGAGTCCTCGACAGCTCT GAAGTGGATAGGATTATTGCTCAAATGATGCACGCTGCAGAATACCTCGGATGGGATGTGTCAGAGCTGAGGCCG GTTTTGAAGGACATGATGACAGCAATTGATGCTGACAGCAGCGGTACGGTGTCTCTGGAGGAGTGGGTGGAGGGAGGCATGAACAATGTTCCCTTGCTGGTCTTGTTGGGACTGAAG ATGACCCAGACTGACGGACAGCACCTTTGGAGGATGAAACATTTTAACAAGCCTGTTTACTGCAACGTGTGCCAGAGCATGCTGCTGGGTCTGAGGAAACAAGGACTGTGCTGCACCT GCTGCAAATACACAGTCCACGGACGCTGTGCTAACAGAAACCCAGCCCCCTGCACCAGGACGTATGTGAagtcaaagaaagaaacaggg GTTCCAGCGCACGACTGGGTGAGTGGGAACTGTGACTCTAAGAAGTGTGAAAAATGCCAGAAGAAGATCAAGAGCTATCAAGGCTTGACGGGCAAACACTGTGTGTGGTGCCACACGATG CGCCATGATGAATGTGCAGACCAAGAGCCAACAGAGTGTACCTGTGGGCCCCTCAGAGACCATATTCTGCCTCCATGGGCCATATATCCTGTAATAAAG GAGAGACCAAACAATGTAAAGAACGGCTGCTCGAGCTCAACAGATGACAGCGAGCTCAATACTACTCCAGATGGACAAGTGCTTCAG ATTTGCCCCGTGCCAAACACCCATCCTCTTCTAGTGTTTGTCAACCCAAAGAGTGGTGGCAAGCAGGGAGAAAG AGTCCTGCATAAATTTCAGTATTTACTGAATCCACGGCAGGTTAACAACCTTTCCAATGGCGGACCGGGACCAGG ACTGAGTTTCTTTAGAAATCTGCAGGATTACAGGATCTTGGTGTGTGGGGGAGACGGCACAGTTGGCTGGATTCTAGACGCGATAG ACAAAGCCAATCTGCTGGTACGGCCACCTGTCGCTGTGCTTCCTCTGGGCACAGGAAATGACCTTGCACGATGCCTGCGATGGGGAGGAG GATATGATGGTGAAGATCTGAGTCGTATTCTTAAAGACATTGAGGGGAGCTCCCAAGTGCTGATGGACCGCTGGAGCGTGCAGGTCATCACAGATGAGAATCAGGAGAAAGGCGACCCAGTGCCCTATGAAATCATCAACAACTACTTCTCTATTGGAGTT GATGCCTCCATTGCCCACCGGTTTCACACAATGAGGGAGAAACATCCCCAGAAATTCAACAGCAG AATGAAGAACAAGCTGTGGTATTTCGAATTTGCCACTTCAGAAACCATTTCTGCTTCCTGCAAGAAACTGAACGAAAGTCTAACAATCGAG TGCTCTGGTACTCCACTGGATCTCAGTGGCCTGTCTCTAGAAGGTGTTGCTGTCCTGAACATTCCCAGCATGCACGGTGGCTCCAACCTATGGGGCGAGACCAAAAAAGGGGACGCTAAGGGACTAACGAGTCAGGAAGAGCCCGAGGTTATCGTCGACCCAGAAATCCTGAAAGTGACCTCCCAAG ATCTCAGTGACCGTCGATTAGAGGTGGTCGGCCTGGAAGGAGCCATGGAGATGGGACAGATATACACGGGTCTGAAAAGTGCTGTGAGGCTCGCCAAGACATCACAGATCACCATCAG GACGAAGAAAGCCTTACCGATGCAGATAGACGGAGAGCCGTGGATGCAGCCTCCCTGCAcg atTCACATCACACACAAGAATCAAGCCTGTATGTTGATGTCTCCTCAGGCCAAATCATCTGGTTTCTTCACCTACAAATAA
- the dgkaa gene encoding diacylglycerol kinase, alpha a isoform X2, whose protein sequence is MSTPTNPEVKELNPVDFIQLQQYIEYCSLKVKDVLREFDADGSLARHRHGECIDEEGFRLFLKTYLEVEDFPVDLCQRLFRSFQNSEPTQVKDVSCYFSLLEDGQPRDKLEFAFKLYDRDGNGVLDSSEVDRIIAQMMHAAEYLGWDVSELRPVLKDMMTAIDADSSGTVSLEEWVEGGMNNVPLLVLLGLKMTQTDGQHLWRMKHFNKPVYCNVCQSMLLGLRKQGLCCTCCKYTVHGRCANRNPAPCTRTYVKSKKETGVPAHDWVSGNCDSKKCEKCQKKIKSYQGLTGKHCVWCHTMRHDECADQEPTECTCGPLRDHILPPWAIYPVIKERPNNVKNGCSSSTDDSELNTTPDGQVLQICPVPNTHPLLVFVNPKSGGKQGERVLHKFQYLLNPRQVNNLSNGGPGPGLSFFRNLQDYRILVCGGDGTVGWILDAIDKANLLVRPPVAVLPLGTGNDLARCLRWGGGYDGEDLSRILKDIEGSSQVLMDRWSVQVITDENQEKGDPVPYEIINNYFSIGVDASIAHRFHTMREKHPQKFNSRMKNKLWYFEFATSETISASCKKLNESLTIECSGTPLDLSGLSLEGVAVLNIPSMHGGSNLWGETKKGDAKGLTSQEEPEVIVDPEILKVTSQDLSDRRLEVVGLEGAMEMGQIYTGLKSAVRLAKTSQITIRTKKALPMQIDGEPWMQPPCTIHITHKNQACMLMSPQAKSSGFFTYK, encoded by the exons ATGTCCACCCCCACAAACCCAGAGGTGAAGGAACTGAACCCTGTCGACTTTATCCAGCTACAGCAGTACATTGAAT ACTGCAGCTTGAAGGTGAAAGACGTGCTGCGGGAATTTGATGCAGATGGCAGTCTGGCCCGGCACAGACATGGAGAG TGCATTGATGAAGAAGGCTTTCGTCTGTTCCTGAAGACTTACTTAGAAGTGGAGGACTTCCCTGTGGATCTCTGCCAGCGACTCTTCCGTTCGTTCCAAAACTCTGAACCCACCCAGG TGAAGGATGTTTCGTGTTACTTCTCTCTGCTGGAGGATGGCCAGCCCAGGGACAAGCTGGAGT TTGCTTTTAAGCTGTATGACAGAGACGGCAACGGAGTCCTCGACAGCTCT GAAGTGGATAGGATTATTGCTCAAATGATGCACGCTGCAGAATACCTCGGATGGGATGTGTCAGAGCTGAGGCCG GTTTTGAAGGACATGATGACAGCAATTGATGCTGACAGCAGCGGTACGGTGTCTCTGGAGGAGTGGGTGGAGGGAGGCATGAACAATGTTCCCTTGCTGGTCTTGTTGGGACTGAAG ATGACCCAGACTGACGGACAGCACCTTTGGAGGATGAAACATTTTAACAAGCCTGTTTACTGCAACGTGTGCCAGAGCATGCTGCTGGGTCTGAGGAAACAAGGACTGTGCTGCACCT GCTGCAAATACACAGTCCACGGACGCTGTGCTAACAGAAACCCAGCCCCCTGCACCAGGACGTATGTGAagtcaaagaaagaaacaggg GTTCCAGCGCACGACTGGGTGAGTGGGAACTGTGACTCTAAGAAGTGTGAAAAATGCCAGAAGAAGATCAAGAGCTATCAAGGCTTGACGGGCAAACACTGTGTGTGGTGCCACACGATG CGCCATGATGAATGTGCAGACCAAGAGCCAACAGAGTGTACCTGTGGGCCCCTCAGAGACCATATTCTGCCTCCATGGGCCATATATCCTGTAATAAAG GAGAGACCAAACAATGTAAAGAACGGCTGCTCGAGCTCAACAGATGACAGCGAGCTCAATACTACTCCAGATGGACAAGTGCTTCAG ATTTGCCCCGTGCCAAACACCCATCCTCTTCTAGTGTTTGTCAACCCAAAGAGTGGTGGCAAGCAGGGAGAAAG AGTCCTGCATAAATTTCAGTATTTACTGAATCCACGGCAGGTTAACAACCTTTCCAATGGCGGACCGGGACCAGG ACTGAGTTTCTTTAGAAATCTGCAGGATTACAGGATCTTGGTGTGTGGGGGAGACGGCACAGTTGGCTGGATTCTAGACGCGATAG ACAAAGCCAATCTGCTGGTACGGCCACCTGTCGCTGTGCTTCCTCTGGGCACAGGAAATGACCTTGCACGATGCCTGCGATGGGGAGGAG GATATGATGGTGAAGATCTGAGTCGTATTCTTAAAGACATTGAGGGGAGCTCCCAAGTGCTGATGGACCGCTGGAGCGTGCAGGTCATCACAGATGAGAATCAGGAGAAAGGCGACCCAGTGCCCTATGAAATCATCAACAACTACTTCTCTATTGGAGTT GATGCCTCCATTGCCCACCGGTTTCACACAATGAGGGAGAAACATCCCCAGAAATTCAACAGCAG AATGAAGAACAAGCTGTGGTATTTCGAATTTGCCACTTCAGAAACCATTTCTGCTTCCTGCAAGAAACTGAACGAAAGTCTAACAATCGAG TGCTCTGGTACTCCACTGGATCTCAGTGGCCTGTCTCTAGAAGGTGTTGCTGTCCTGAACATTCCCAGCATGCACGGTGGCTCCAACCTATGGGGCGAGACCAAAAAAGGGGACGCTAAGGGACTAACGAGTCAGGAAGAGCCCGAGGTTATCGTCGACCCAGAAATCCTGAAAGTGACCTCCCAAG ATCTCAGTGACCGTCGATTAGAGGTGGTCGGCCTGGAAGGAGCCATGGAGATGGGACAGATATACACGGGTCTGAAAAGTGCTGTGAGGCTCGCCAAGACATCACAGATCACCATCAG GACGAAGAAAGCCTTACCGATGCAGATAGACGGAGAGCCGTGGATGCAGCCTCCCTGCAcg atTCACATCACACACAAGAATCAAGCCTGTATGTTGATGTCTCCTCAGGCCAAATCATCTGGTTTCTTCACCTACAAATAA